AGCGCGGCCGGTAGGCCTAGCTGGGCCAGCGGCAGGATGCTCGGGTAGATCGTCAGGCCATCGTGCTCGGGCAGGCTGAGCGTGCGCTCGTCGAGGCCCAGCACATCGCCGGTGGTGATCGTGAGCGGCCCAAGCCGGTAGTAGCCCCGGCGCTGCCCCACCAGCGAGTAGGTCAGCACGCGGCGCTCGCCAGCGCCGAGCGAGAGCACCTCGCGCAGGGCCGGCTGGTTGCGCAGCGCTGCCGGAATGCTCTCGTTGAGCGTGATCCACGGCAGCGGCAGCAGCCCGTTGTTGTGCAGCTCGATCGCCACGTCGGTGCGCTCGCCGGGGAAGGCCGCTGCTGGCGCGCGCCTGACCCAGGTGATCTGGCGGGCGCTGCGGCCTAGCCAGAAGCGCGCCAGCAGCTGCAGCCCAACCACCAGGTAGAGCAAGTAGAAGAACAGCTCGCTGCGCAGCGCCGCCGCGACGAAGAACAGCACCAGCATGAGCCAGAAGAGATCATTCATTGAGTTTTGAGCTCTGCGTTCTGAGTTCTGAGTTGAAAGGCATAAAATTCAAAACTCATAACTCAAAACTCATAACTATCGGCTATGCACTATTCTCGCCAAGGTCGAGCGTTGCCTCGGCCAGCACCGCCTCGAGCACGGCGGCAGCGCTGCGGCCGCGCAGCGCGCTCTCGGGCCGCAGCATCAGCCGGTGGCGCCAGACCGGGCCAACCAGCGCTTTGATGTCGTCGGGCAGCGCGTAGTCGCGGCCGGCCAGCGCGGCGTAGGCCTGCGTCGCCCGAAACAGCGCGAACGTCGCGCGCGGGCTGACGCCGAGCGCCAGATCGGGATGCTGGCGCGTGGCGTTGGCCAGGCGAATGATATAGTCGCGCAGTGGCTCGCTCACATGGATGCCCCAGATCGTCTGCTGGAGCGCGGGCAGCTCGGCCCCCGCAACCACCTGGCCGATCGAGCCGATCGGATGGGCGCCGGCGAGCGCCTGGAGCATCCGGGCCTCTTCTGCTGGCGTGGGGTAGCCCAGGCCGACCTCGACCAGGAAGCGGTCGAGCTGGGCCTCGGGCAACGGAAAGGTGCCCTCGAACTCGACCGGATTCTGGGTAGCCAGCACCAGGAAGGGCTGGCTAAGCGCGCGCGTCTCGCCATCGATCGTCACCTGGCCCTCGCCCATCGCCTCGAGCAGCGCGCTCTGCGTGCGCGGCGTGGCCCGATTGATCTCGTCGGCCAGCAGAATATTGGCGAAGATCGGGCCGGGCTGGAACTGAAAGACGCCCTCGTTCTGGCGGTAGACCGACACGCCCAGCACATCGTTGGGCAGCAAATCGGGCGTACACTGGAGGCGCCTGAAGCTCAGGCCCAGCGAGATCGCCAACGCGCGGGCCAGCATGGTCTTGCCGACGCCGGGCACATCCTCGAGTAAGGCGTGGCCGCCACACAGCAGCGCGACGAGCAGCAGGTCGATCGGTTCGTGCTTGCCAACGATCACGCGGGCGACATTCTCGCGCACGCTGGTAGCAAACGCCTGGACACTCTCGATTGAAGCGGGCACGGATTCAGCCTCTCTCCGATGGATGGGGCGCGGCAGACTGGTGATGCGTGCATTATATGTGGCCGGCTGCGCATTGACAAGCGCGGAGAGATCCAGGTGGCGGGTTGGTTGCGCATAGAGTGGTAGACCCGGCAAAGTTGGCTGGGGGCGCTGATAGCAATGAAGAGGAATTCAATGAATCAGAAGACCAACGGCATCGTATCGCGGCGGCGGTTTCTCCAGGGCACAGCCGGCATCGGCGGCGGGGTCGTGGCTGCAAGCTTTGCCGGCGCGTTTGGCCTGGGCCTGGCCGAGGCTGCGGCGGCGAATGACGAGCCGCAGACGATCTTGAACCTGGCTGCAACGGCCGAGGCGCTGGCGGTGACGTTCTACTATAGCGCGATCACCGGCGCGCAATTCGAGGTCGACCCGGCCGACCTGGTGTACCTCAAGCTGGCGATGGACGCCGAGAAATACCACTACGATTTCCTGACCTCGGCCGGCGGCAAGGCGCTGACCAACCAGTTCTTCGTGCCGGCGAATGTGCTGAGTGATGTTGATGTGTTCGTCAAAACCGGCCTGGCTGCCGAAACCGCGTTCGTCGCAGCGTACCTGGCTGCGACGCGCCGCTTCGCAGAGGCCGGGCAGGGCAAGCTGGCCGCCACCACCGCGCAGCATGCCGCCAGCGAGGCCGTACACCTGGCGCTGATACGCGACATTGCCGGCCTAGTGCCGAACGACCTGGCCGTGCCGGCGGCGATCTACTATAACGTCTCCGACGCCGTGCCAACGCTGGCGCCATTTCTCAAAGGTGGTGCGGGCTTCATCGGCCCGGTGAAGATGCCGAGCAACGATCAGTTCAACGCGGCGCTGGATGGCCTGAAGGCCGGCCACCCGCCGATGTACGTGTCGATCTATTAGTCGCGTGCTTAAGGCAGGCGGTCGCCGCCCGGCGCCGGCACCAGCCCGCGCTGGATGGCGACCATGGCGGCCTGGGTGCGGTTGGTGACGCCAAGCTTCTGGAAGATCTCGCTCATACGGTTGCCGACGGTTTTTTCGGAGAGGTGCAGGCGCGCGGCGATCGTCCGGTTGTCGTGGCCCTCGGCCAGCAGCTGGATGATCGCGTGCTCGCGCGGCGTCAGCTGTTCGTCGGCGGGCGGGGTGCTGTTCGCGCGCCGGATCTCACTGAACACACGCGCCGTAATCGACGGATCGAGCGCCGCTTCGCCGCGGTGAACGCGCTGAATCACGTCGATCAGCTCCTCGGCATCGGCATCTTTGAGCAGGTAGGCCTGCACGCCGGCCTTGATCGCCTCGATTACGTGCTGGTCGTGGCGATACATCGTCAGCATAATCAGCTTGACCTCGGGGTGGGTCTGCGCGAGCTGGCGTGCCACCGCGACACCATCGAGATCGGGCATCTGGATGTCGAGCAGCATAATGTCGGGCCGCAGCGCATCGACCTGGGCCAGCGCCTCGCGGCCGGTGCTGGCTTCGCCCACCACGGCGAACTCGGTCTTGCGCTCGATCAGCTCGCGCAGGCCCTGGCGAAACATACGATGATCATCAGCAATCAGCAGGCGTGGTTTGGTCATTATGATCTTCCAGTTGCGTTGGCATATTGGCCGGGCGGGCCGCACCTGCCCGGCCGCACACCCAGAATAGATGCGCTAACTGTCGGGGCGCCAGGGCAGCCAGACCTGCAGCTCGGTGCCGGCGCCGGGGTGCGCCAGCAGCGTAAGCTGGCCGTGCAGCGCCACCACCCGCTCGCGCATCTGCCGCAGCCCAACCCGCTCGCCGGGCAGCTCGGGCAGCTGGCCGGGCGCAAAGCCGCGCCCATCGTCGCGCACGCGAATGCGCAGCCCCTGGTCGATCCGGTCGATGATCACCTCAACCTGGCGCGCACCGGCGTGTTTCGCGATGTTGTTCAGGCCTTCCTGCACGATCCGAAAGCAGGCCGCCTCGAGCTCGCGCGCCAGCGTCGAAGGCAGGCCGGCCAGGTCGGCGCGCATCTGCCAGCCCTGCTGCCCGGCAAACTCGGTGATGTAGCGATTGAGGCCACCGGCAAAGCCCAGCTCGTCGAATTGTACTGGCCGCAGCGCGAAGATCGCGCGTCGTAGCTCGACAATCTGCTCGCGTAGCGCCTGCTTGAAGGCCTTCAGCTCGTCGCGCAGCCGCTGCGGATCGCTCGCGACCCAGTCGAGCCACAGGTCGACGCGCATGCGCTGGAACGCCAGGGTCTGGGCCAGGCCATCGTGAATATCCCGCGCGATTCGCGCGCGCTCGTCGGCGATGGCCTGCTCGAGCTGGTAGATCGCGCGCTCCTCGTGCGAGCGCCGGCGTGTGCCGACGATCGCCTCGGCGATCTCGTTGCCGATCGTCTCGAGCAGCGCCAGCTCATCGGCGGGTAATTGCGTGGCACGCTCGTGGTACAGTTCGATCCGGCCAATTGGGGCGACGCCATCGTGCAGCGGCAGCACCAGGCACGCGCCACTGCGCTGCGGTGAGGTCAGGTACACGGGAGTGCGCACCGTGCCAAGCCGCTGGGGGGCGAAGGCCGCCCGCAGCTGCTCGAGCTCGCCGGGGCCGGCCCCATCCACGCGCGCATCGATCGGGCCGGCAAGCCCGGCGCTACCGTGCAGCACCAGTGCAGCGGCGCGCGCTGGCGCCAGGCGGCGCGGGAATTCCAGCCCGGCGTCGAGAATCTGATCGAG
The sequence above is drawn from the Candidatus Kouleothrix ribensis genome and encodes:
- a CDS encoding MoxR family ATPase, whose protein sequence is MHRREAESVPASIESVQAFATSVRENVARVIVGKHEPIDLLLVALLCGGHALLEDVPGVGKTMLARALAISLGLSFRRLQCTPDLLPNDVLGVSVYRQNEGVFQFQPGPIFANILLADEINRATPRTQSALLEAMGEGQVTIDGETRALSQPFLVLATQNPVEFEGTFPLPEAQLDRFLVEVGLGYPTPAEEARMLQALAGAHPIGSIGQVVAGAELPALQQTIWGIHVSEPLRDYIIRLANATRQHPDLALGVSPRATFALFRATQAYAALAGRDYALPDDIKALVGPVWRHRLMLRPESALRGRSAAAVLEAVLAEATLDLGENSA
- a CDS encoding ferritin-like domain-containing protein yields the protein MNQKTNGIVSRRRFLQGTAGIGGGVVAASFAGAFGLGLAEAAAANDEPQTILNLAATAEALAVTFYYSAITGAQFEVDPADLVYLKLAMDAEKYHYDFLTSAGGKALTNQFFVPANVLSDVDVFVKTGLAAETAFVAAYLAATRRFAEAGQGKLAATTAQHAASEAVHLALIRDIAGLVPNDLAVPAAIYYNVSDAVPTLAPFLKGGAGFIGPVKMPSNDQFNAALDGLKAGHPPMYVSIY
- a CDS encoding response regulator transcription factor, with the protein product MTKPRLLIADDHRMFRQGLRELIERKTEFAVVGEASTGREALAQVDALRPDIMLLDIQMPDLDGVAVARQLAQTHPEVKLIMLTMYRHDQHVIEAIKAGVQAYLLKDADAEELIDVIQRVHRGEAALDPSITARVFSEIRRANSTPPADEQLTPREHAIIQLLAEGHDNRTIAARLHLSEKTVGNRMSEIFQKLGVTNRTQAAMVAIQRGLVPAPGGDRLP
- a CDS encoding sensor histidine kinase; this encodes MSVEQAELPGINLPESRWLLLLKLRWPLGAAITLAFALGQLVEPFLLGEARALPRLLLDVVAWGLLGGLAVWVSLTWASRQEQRYQVGIERSLREQQVLNQRLQRANSQLELLSAVNRQIAESTTLDQILDAGLEFPRRLAPARAAALVLHGSAGLAGPIDARVDGAGPGELEQLRAAFAPQRLGTVRTPVYLTSPQRSGACLVLPLHDGVAPIGRIELYHERATQLPADELALLETIGNEIAEAIVGTRRRSHEERAIYQLEQAIADERARIARDIHDGLAQTLAFQRMRVDLWLDWVASDPQRLRDELKAFKQALREQIVELRRAIFALRPVQFDELGFAGGLNRYITEFAGQQGWQMRADLAGLPSTLARELEAACFRIVQEGLNNIAKHAGARQVEVIIDRIDQGLRIRVRDDGRGFAPGQLPELPGERVGLRQMRERVVALHGQLTLLAHPGAGTELQVWLPWRPDS